In a genomic window of Venatoribacter cucullus:
- the hemB gene encoding porphobilinogen synthase: MAFSDAQRFFPETRLRRMRRDDFSRRLMRETQLTTDSLIYPMFVLEGHQEREKIASMPGIERLSIDLLVAEVKHLYKLGIPAVALFPVTPPEAKTEFAEEAFNPNGLAQRAVRAIKDAVPEMGVITDVALDPFTTHGQDGIIDRDGYVLNDRTVETLVKQALSHAEAGADIVAPSDMMDGRIADIRAALEEDSFVNTRIMAYSAKYASAYYGPFRDAVGSAANLGKADKKTYQMDPANSDEALHEVALDLAEGADMVMIKPGMPYLDIVRRIKDEFKAPTFVYQVSGEYAMHKAAALNGWLDDNAVMHESLLCIKRAGADGILTYYAKQYAEWLNS; the protein is encoded by the coding sequence ATGGCTTTCAGCGATGCCCAACGCTTTTTCCCGGAAACCCGCCTGCGCCGGATGCGCCGCGATGATTTTTCCCGTCGCCTGATGCGTGAGACTCAGCTGACCACCGACAGCCTGATTTACCCGATGTTTGTGCTGGAAGGTCATCAGGAGCGCGAAAAAATTGCCTCCATGCCGGGTATCGAGCGCCTGTCCATCGACCTGCTGGTCGCTGAGGTTAAGCATCTGTATAAGCTGGGCATTCCGGCGGTCGCCTTGTTTCCGGTCACCCCACCGGAAGCAAAAACAGAATTTGCCGAAGAAGCCTTTAACCCCAACGGTCTGGCCCAGCGCGCCGTGCGCGCCATTAAAGATGCGGTGCCGGAAATGGGCGTGATTACCGACGTTGCCCTTGACCCCTTCACCACCCACGGCCAGGACGGCATCATCGACCGCGATGGTTATGTGCTGAACGACCGTACGGTAGAAACCCTGGTCAAACAAGCGCTGTCACACGCTGAAGCCGGTGCCGATATTGTTGCACCGTCCGACATGATGGATGGCCGCATTGCCGATATCCGCGCCGCGCTGGAAGAAGACAGCTTCGTGAACACCCGCATCATGGCCTATTCCGCCAAATATGCCTCGGCCTATTACGGCCCGTTCCGCGATGCCGTTGGCTCCGCCGCCAACCTTGGCAAAGCCGACAAGAAAACCTACCAGATGGACCCGGCCAACAGCGACGAAGCGCTGCACGAAGTGGCCCTCGATCTGGCCGAAGGCGCCGACATGGTAATGATCAAACCGGGCATGCCCTACCTGGATATCGTGCGCCGCATTAAAGATGAATTTAAAGCCCCCACCTTTGTGTATCAGGTGAGTGGTGAATACGCCATGCACAAGGCGGCCGCCTTAAACGGCTGGCTGGACGACAACGCGGTGATGCACGAATCCTTACTGTGCATTAAACGCGCCGGTGCCGATGGCATTCTGACTTACTACGCCAAACAATATGCCGAGTGGCTTAATTCTTAA
- the ppk1 gene encoding polyphosphate kinase 1 produces MSDANSVEKIIDVNSSEYYINRELSHLQFNIRVLEQALDETHPLLERLFFLCIFSKNLDEFYEVRVANLTRQLAFAREQAGADGMHPQQVLNAIHTLCSTTVERQYSILNDTLIPALEKENIHFLRRADWSEEQRVWVRAYFDDNIQPLISPIGLDPSHPFPRLVNKSLNFIVELEGKDAFGRETGMAIIPAPRSLPRIIRVPDALTSGGDHFIFLSSMIHEYADELFPGMTVKGCYQFRVTRNADLEIDHEDTADLASALEDELHSRNFGDEMRLEVADNCPEDMTLFLLKKFGLENNDLYRVNGPVNLGRLMEVIAQINRPDLQYPPFTPGLPKHINFKKSIFESIRDKDTLLLHPFESFTPVVDLLREAAKDPNVRAIKQTLYRTGAKSEIVNALVDAARNGKEVTVVIELRARFDEEENLYLANRLQEAGAVVVYGVVGYKTHAKMMLIVRKEGDKYKRYVHLGTGNYHAGNARAYTDYSFLTCDDSIGEDVHKVFQQLTGMGEALRIKKLFHAPFTLHKKLIEMVDRERGHAEAGKPALIRIKANGLTEPKLIRALYKAAQAGVKVELIIRGMCCLRPGIAGLSENIRVRSIVGRFLEHTRVYYFFNNGKDEIYAGSADMMERNLLHRVETAFPIENNKLKERMKNELEVYMQDNCQAWDLQPDGTYVRAQPGKNADIIKAQSLLLETLAASSS; encoded by the coding sequence ATGAGCGACGCGAACAGCGTAGAAAAAATCATCGATGTGAACAGCAGCGAATATTACATTAACCGCGAGCTGTCACACCTGCAGTTTAATATCCGCGTGCTGGAACAAGCGCTGGATGAAACGCATCCGTTACTGGAGCGGCTGTTTTTTCTGTGTATTTTCAGCAAAAACCTCGATGAATTTTACGAAGTCCGCGTCGCTAATTTAACCCGCCAGCTGGCGTTTGCCCGCGAGCAGGCCGGGGCTGATGGCATGCACCCGCAACAGGTGCTGAATGCCATTCATACCCTGTGCAGCACCACCGTGGAACGCCAGTACAGCATTCTGAATGACACCTTAATTCCGGCGCTGGAAAAAGAAAATATTCATTTCCTGCGCCGCGCTGACTGGAGCGAAGAACAGCGGGTGTGGGTACGGGCTTATTTTGACGACAATATTCAGCCACTGATCAGCCCCATCGGGCTGGACCCCTCGCACCCCTTCCCCAGGCTGGTGAATAAATCGCTGAATTTTATTGTCGAGCTGGAGGGTAAAGACGCCTTTGGCCGTGAAACCGGTATGGCCATTATTCCGGCACCGCGCTCTCTGCCGCGCATTATCCGGGTACCGGATGCCCTGACCAGCGGCGGTGATCACTTTATTTTCCTGTCGTCGATGATTCACGAATACGCCGATGAATTATTCCCCGGCATGACGGTAAAAGGCTGTTATCAGTTCCGCGTTACCCGTAATGCTGACCTGGAAATTGACCACGAAGACACTGCCGATTTAGCCTCGGCGCTGGAAGACGAACTGCACTCGCGCAATTTCGGTGACGAAATGCGGCTTGAAGTAGCCGACAACTGCCCTGAAGACATGACGCTGTTTCTGCTGAAAAAATTCGGCCTGGAAAACAACGATTTGTACCGGGTGAATGGTCCGGTGAACCTGGGCCGGTTAATGGAAGTGATCGCTCAGATCAATCGCCCCGATCTGCAATATCCGCCGTTCACGCCAGGGCTGCCCAAGCACATCAATTTCAAGAAAAGTATTTTTGAAAGTATCCGCGATAAAGACACGTTATTGCTGCATCCCTTTGAGTCTTTCACCCCGGTAGTGGATTTACTGCGCGAAGCCGCCAAAGACCCGAACGTGCGCGCTATTAAACAAACCCTGTACCGTACCGGCGCCAAGTCGGAAATCGTCAATGCGCTGGTCGATGCCGCCCGTAATGGCAAAGAAGTAACGGTAGTAATTGAATTGCGCGCGCGCTTCGACGAAGAAGAAAACCTGTATCTGGCCAACCGCCTGCAGGAAGCCGGTGCGGTGGTGGTGTATGGCGTGGTGGGCTATAAAACCCATGCCAAAATGATGCTGATTGTGCGCAAAGAAGGCGACAAATATAAACGCTATGTACATCTGGGTACCGGTAATTATCACGCCGGGAATGCGCGCGCCTATACCGATTACAGTTTCTTAACCTGTGACGATTCCATCGGTGAAGACGTACACAAAGTATTCCAGCAACTCACCGGCATGGGCGAAGCGCTGCGCATTAAAAAACTGTTCCATGCGCCCTTTACCCTGCACAAAAAACTGATCGAAATGGTCGACCGCGAACGCGGCCATGCCGAAGCCGGTAAACCGGCGTTAATCCGCATTAAGGCCAACGGTTTAACCGAACCCAAATTAATCCGGGCGCTGTATAAAGCGGCGCAGGCAGGGGTTAAAGTCGAGCTGATTATCCGGGGTATGTGTTGTCTGCGGCCGGGCATTGCCGGACTGTCGGAGAACATCCGGGTACGCTCCATCGTTGGCCGCTTCCTGGAACACACCCGGGTGTATTACTTCTTCAATAACGGCAAAGACGAAATTTACGCCGGCAGTGCTGACATGATGGAACGCAACCTGCTGCACCGGGTCGAAACCGCCTTCCCGATTGAAAACAACAAACTGAAAGAGCGCATGAAAAACGAGCTGGAAGTGTACATGCAGGACAACTGTCAGGCCTGGGATCTGCAGCCCGATGGCACCTATGTGCGCGCCCAGCCGGGTAAAAACGCTGATATTATCAAGGCCCAGAGCCTGCTGCTGGAAACCCTGGCGGCCAGCTCGTCCTGA
- a CDS encoding copper resistance system multicopper oxidase produces MTRLFVRLPLLLAGLLMFMQVQAGTPAKVREYHLHIAEQPVNITGKALPRITVNGQFPAPTLEFEEGEEAVIHVHNDLKNQDTSVHWHGLLLPGYMDGVPGFNGFPGIPPGTHFEYRFTLRQHGTYWYHAHSRSQEQDGLYGAFIVHPAGQQPVATHERSERDYVVMLSDFHDLPGEQIMKNLKKTAEYYQDQRETLADVWRQIQHDGLLSTLRERADWNQMRMLRTDLADVTGYTFLVNGQPAASPWHGEFRPGDTVRLRFINAAAMSFFDVRIPGLDMVVVSADGQPVKPVTVQEFRIGTAETYDVLIRPRNDRYALEAESIDRSGFALALLSNGKEPAAPIAEPQARPRALLTMADMGHEEHSGHDMATMNHAAHNDHHHDEHAHHRMAAKQDEHAGHHPHQGHDIPVSGWADAATPDGHKMLQYHDLQSLLPQPDQRPPARDLVINLGGSMERYIWTLNGKKFTEAEPWQLQFGERVRLTFVNNSMMAHPMHLHGMFMQLENGADAALLPNKHTIIVPPGQTVSALLTANEPGEWAIHCHLLYHMSSGMMNKVVVAQVSEENPTEHADHHHGHHQKPVTSAAPLINPSPAHGREHGNQIFHSTLADLGLYQNEHHDDSWQGEIESRIGTDENRLFIKAHGHQEAGHDANYDALLLYSRMHSEFWDIQLGIGYQERELLQQEAAIIGVHGLAPGFIETDLHLWLHPDRQAITLEAERDLLLTQRWITQPYVDAEYVLNNERDELRNGLSELRIGLETRYEISKRIRPFVDIAWTHEHEASNTKAEQQWQAGLGLTLLF; encoded by the coding sequence ATGACCCGATTATTCGTGCGTCTGCCGCTGTTGCTGGCAGGCCTTTTGATGTTTATGCAGGTGCAGGCTGGCACCCCCGCCAAGGTGCGTGAATACCACCTGCACATTGCCGAACAACCGGTGAACATTACCGGCAAAGCATTACCCCGCATTACCGTGAATGGCCAGTTTCCAGCCCCCACGCTGGAATTTGAAGAAGGCGAAGAAGCCGTTATTCACGTTCACAATGACCTGAAAAATCAGGACACGTCTGTGCATTGGCACGGCTTATTATTGCCCGGCTATATGGACGGCGTGCCCGGTTTTAATGGCTTTCCCGGTATTCCGCCGGGAACCCATTTTGAGTATCGCTTTACACTGCGTCAGCACGGCACTTACTGGTATCACGCGCACAGCCGCAGTCAGGAGCAGGACGGTTTATACGGTGCGTTTATTGTGCATCCGGCCGGTCAACAGCCCGTGGCAACGCATGAACGCAGTGAGCGCGATTACGTCGTGATGCTGTCGGATTTTCATGACCTGCCCGGCGAGCAGATCATGAAAAATCTGAAAAAGACCGCCGAATATTATCAGGATCAGCGTGAAACCCTGGCCGATGTGTGGCGCCAGATTCAGCACGATGGCCTGCTGAGCACGCTGCGTGAGCGCGCCGACTGGAATCAGATGCGCATGTTGCGCACCGATCTGGCCGACGTTACCGGCTATACCTTTCTGGTGAATGGCCAGCCTGCCGCCAGCCCCTGGCACGGAGAATTCCGCCCCGGCGACACCGTGCGGCTGCGCTTTATTAACGCCGCTGCCATGTCGTTTTTTGATGTGCGGATTCCCGGTCTGGATATGGTCGTGGTCAGCGCTGATGGTCAGCCGGTAAAACCCGTCACCGTGCAGGAATTCCGCATTGGTACCGCCGAAACGTACGACGTACTGATCCGCCCCCGCAACGACCGTTATGCGCTGGAAGCGGAATCCATTGACCGCAGTGGCTTTGCTCTCGCGTTATTAAGTAATGGTAAAGAACCGGCTGCACCGATTGCCGAGCCGCAAGCCCGACCGCGCGCCTTACTGACCATGGCCGATATGGGGCACGAAGAACATAGCGGTCACGATATGGCGACGATGAATCATGCTGCACATAACGACCATCACCATGATGAACACGCTCACCACCGCATGGCGGCGAAGCAGGATGAACACGCCGGTCATCACCCGCATCAGGGTCATGACATACCAGTATCAGGCTGGGCTGATGCCGCCACGCCGGACGGCCATAAAATGCTGCAGTATCACGATTTACAATCGCTGCTGCCACAACCGGATCAACGACCACCGGCACGCGATCTGGTGATTAACCTGGGTGGCAGCATGGAGCGCTACATCTGGACATTAAATGGTAAAAAATTCACCGAGGCCGAACCCTGGCAACTGCAATTCGGTGAGCGTGTACGCCTGACCTTTGTGAACAACAGCATGATGGCGCACCCCATGCACCTGCACGGTATGTTTATGCAACTGGAAAACGGTGCCGATGCCGCATTATTGCCGAATAAACACACCATTATTGTGCCACCAGGACAAACCGTCAGCGCACTGTTAACGGCCAATGAGCCGGGCGAGTGGGCTATTCATTGTCATCTGCTGTACCACATGAGTTCCGGCATGATGAACAAAGTGGTGGTGGCTCAGGTGAGTGAGGAGAACCCGACTGAACATGCCGATCATCATCACGGCCATCATCAGAAACCCGTGACATCCGCAGCGCCTCTCATAAATCCGTCACCTGCGCATGGCCGTGAACACGGTAATCAGATTTTCCACAGCACGCTGGCCGATCTCGGTCTGTATCAGAATGAGCACCATGACGACAGCTGGCAGGGAGAAATTGAAAGCCGTATCGGCACCGATGAAAACCGGCTGTTTATCAAGGCGCATGGCCATCAAGAAGCCGGTCACGATGCGAATTACGACGCCCTGCTGCTGTATAGCCGCATGCACAGCGAATTCTGGGATATTCAGCTGGGTATCGGCTATCAGGAGCGTGAACTATTGCAGCAGGAAGCGGCCATTATCGGCGTGCACGGACTGGCGCCCGGTTTTATCGAAACCGATCTGCACCTGTGGCTGCACCCCGACCGCCAGGCCATCACACTGGAAGCTGAGCGTGATTTACTGCTGACGCAGCGCTGGATTACCCAGCCCTATGTGGATGCGGAATATGTACTGAATAACGAACGGGATGAGCTGCGTAATGGTCTGAGCGAACTGCGTATCGGGTTAGAAACCCGTTATGAAATCAGCAAACGCATACGGCCCTTTGTGGATATTGCCTGGACGCATGAGCACGAAGCCAGCAACACCAAAGCCGAACAGCAATGGCAGGCCGGTCTGGGTTTAACGCTGTTATTCTGA